The Streptococcus sanguinis genome contains the following window.
TGAAAACCTGTCAGATGAGGAGGCCAATGAACTGCTTGAGAAGAAATGGATTGTTCCAGTCGTTGAGCAGCTGAAGCAATTACCAGATTCCTTATTTACTCAGCTGATAAAACATGTCACAGGAGTAGCGGATAAATACTCAGAAACTTTTGAAGATGTCAGCAAGGATCTAGCAGCTGTCGAGCAAAGTCTCTCTGATATGATTGACAAGTTGGTGGGGTCAGAATTTGATATGAAAGGATTGAGGGAGTTTCAAAATCTCCTAAATAGAAAATAAGATGACGGAAGAAAGAAAAGCACCTGCTATTCGTTTCAAAGAATTTTCAGGTCAAAATGCGGAAGCTTGGGAACAGCGGAAGTTGGAGGAGGTCGTGGAAGTTAATAGTGGAAAAGATTATAAACATCTGTCTACGGGTACGATCCCTGTCTATGGTACAGGTGGGTACATGCTTTCTGTTTCAGAATCACTCTCAGATGTTGATGGCATCGGTATTGGTAGAAAAGGAACGATAGATAAACCATATATTTTAAAAGCTCCATTTTGGACTGTTGATACTTTATTTTACTGTATACCAAAAGATGCTAATAATCTTTATTTTGTTTATTCTGTTTTTAATAATGTTACTTGGAAAAATCTTGATGAATCGACAGGGGTTCCATCTTTGTCAAAAATTACTATCAATAATATTCAATCCTTTTTCCCCACCCCTCCTGAACAAAGGGTCATTGGTAGCTTCTTCCAAGAGTTAGACCAGCTCATTACCCTTCAACAGCGTAAGCTCGAAAAAAGCCGTCGTATCAAAAAGGCCATGTTGCAAAAGATGTTTCCAGGGAATAAACAAACTGTTCCGGCTATTCGTTTCAAAGAATTTTCAGGTGTCGCTTGGAAAAAGTGGAAGTTGGAGGAAGTGGCAGATAGATTTGATAATTTGCGAATACCAGTATCTGCAAACAAAAGAAAATCTGGTTCCATTCCATACTATGGGGCTAACGGAATACAAGATTATGTAGATGGTTATACTCATGATGGGGAATATGTTCTGATTGCTGAAGATGGTGCTAATGATCTAAAAGATTATCCGATTCAATATGTTAATGGGAAAGTTTGGGTTAATAATCATGCTCATGTAGTACAGGGACGAAGTAAAATGGTAGATACTAAGTTTTTGGCATTTGCAATGAAACAAATTAATTTTAAACCATATTTAGTTGGTGGCGGTAGAGCAAAACTTAATGCAGATATCATGATGAAATTACCTTTAAAACTCCCTACCCCTCCCGAACAAAGGGCTATTGGCAGTTTCTTCCAAGATCTGGACAAGTTCATTACCCTTCAACAGTGTAGACTGGACAAACTGCAGAATATGAAAAAAGCTTTACTTGAACAAATGATGATGTAAAGGAGTTACAGATGACTGTTTTTAGCAAAGAAGCTGATTTTGAACAGGCCTTGATAGAGGTACTTTTTACCAAGGGCTGGGAAAAAGAAATCCTCTACTATCCCACTGAGCAGGATCTGATTGAGAATTGGGCTAAGATCCTCTTTGATAACAACCGTGAACGCGACCGTCTCAATGACCAGCCTTTAACAGACGGTGAAATGGCTCAGATTTTAGAGCAGATTGAAAACCTCCGAACACCACTAAAGCTGAACGGTTTCATCAACGGAGGTTCGGTATCGGTCAAAAGAGACAATCCAGCAGATCCTGAGCATTTTGGAAAAGAGATTAGTCTCAAAATCTATAATCGTAAGGAGATTGCTGCAGGTTCAAGTCGCTATCAGATCGCAAGACAACCTCAATTTCCCACCAAATCTCCCATTCTCCATGACAGACGGGGCGATTTGATGCTTTTGATTAATGGCATACCAGTCTTTCACTTGGAGCTAAAACGCAGTGGTATTCCAGTTAGCCAGGCCACAACACAAATCGAAAAGTATGCCAGAGAGGGCATTTTCACAGGCCTCTTCTCTTTGGTTCAAATCTTTGTGGCCATGGAGCCGAATGAAACTGTCTACTTTGCCAATCCAGGGCCAGATGGACGTTTTAATCCAGATTATTATTTCCATTGGGAAGATTTTAATAATGAGTTGATTAACAACTGGAAAGATATTGCTGTTTATCTTTTATCAATCCCGATGGCACATCAGCTAATTGGCTATTACACTATAGCTGATCAGTCGGATGGAATTTTAAAAGTTTTGCGTAGTTACCAATACTATGCAGTTGCTGCAATCTCTGACCGGGTAGCTGAAAATAAGTGGGCAGATCGCAATCAGCTTGGCGGTTTTATTTGGCATACAACTGGATCTGGCAAGACCATGACTAGTTTTAAAGCAGCCCAGCTAATTGCTAACTCAAAAGATGCAGATAAGGTAATATTTTTATTGGATAGAATTGAGCTAGGAACTCAGTCTATAAAAGAATACCGAGGTTTTGCTGAGGAGAGAGAATCAGTTCAAGAAACAGAAAATACAGCTATGCTCAAGACTCGGTTGAAAAGTAAATCGCCTGAAAATACTTTGATTGTCACCTCCATTCAAAAGATGAGTAATATCAAAGAGGAGGACGGGATGACAGATGCAGAGCTGGAGGCGATGAGAAAGAACAGGATTGTATTTATCATCGATGAGGCCCATCGCTCTACTTTTGGCGAGATGATGATTACCATTAAAGAGGCCTTTCCGCAAGCTCTATTCTTCGGTTTTACTGGTACGCCTATTAAAAAGGAAAATGAGCGAAAAAAGAATACAACGACTTCGATTTTTGGTCAAGAATTACATCATTACACCATTGCGGACGGAATTCGCGATAAAATGTTCTAGGGTTTGATCCTTATAAAATCCTAATCTATAAAGATCGCGAAATCAGAGAAAAAGTAGCCCTTGATCAGGCGAAAGCGTCTAGTGTAGAAGAAGCACTCAGTAATCCAGAAAAGAGTGAAGTCTACTATCACTTTATGAATGGTTCAAAAGTCAAGATGGCAGGCTTTATGAATAAAAAAGATAAGTACATCAAAGGAATTGAAGACTACTTACCAAAAAGTCAATATCAGACACCTGACTATCAGAAAGCTGTTGTGAAGGACATCTGTGATAACTGGCTAACCTTGAGTCGTAACGGAAAATTCCATGCTATTTTTGCGACTAGCAGTATCCAGGAAGCTATTTCCTATTATCGATTGCTAAAAGCAACAAAGCCTGAGTTAAGAGTAACAGCATTATTTGATCCAAATGTTGATAATAATGACGGCTTTGATTTTAAAGAAGATGCTCTTGTAGAGATTCTAACTGATTATGAGAAACTGTATGGCCATCCTTACACTTTGGCATCTCATGACCATTTCAAAAAGGATGTTTCTAATCGCTTGGCGCACAAACACCAGCATAAATGGATTGAGAGAGAGCCAGAAAAGCAATTAGACTTACTTATCGTTGTAAATCAAATGTTGACAGGTTTTGATTCTAAATGGATTAATACTCTTTATGTAGACCAGTTGATGAAGGATGAACTGATTATTCAAGCATTTTCTCGGACCAATCGGATTTTTGGAGAGGACAAACCATTTGGTACCATCCGTTATTATCGTAAGCCTCACACTATGGAACGGAATATTGAAGATGCAGTT
Protein-coding sequences here:
- a CDS encoding restriction endonuclease subunit S; translation: MTEERKAPAIRFKEFSGQNAEAWEQRKLEEVVEVNSGKDYKHLSTGTIPVYGTGGYMLSVSESLSDVDGIGIGRKGTIDKPYILKAPFWTVDTLFYCIPKDANNLYFVYSVFNNVTWKNLDESTGVPSLSKITINNIQSFFPTPPEQRVIGSFFQELDQLITLQQRKLEKSRRIKKAMLQKMFPGNKQTVPAIRFKEFSGVAWKKWKLEEVADRFDNLRIPVSANKRKSGSIPYYGANGIQDYVDGYTHDGEYVLIAEDGANDLKDYPIQYVNGKVWVNNHAHVVQGRSKMVDTKFLAFAMKQINFKPYLVGGGRAKLNADIMMKLPLKLPTPPEQRAIGSFFQDLDKFITLQQCRLDKLQNMKKALLEQMMM